The Anoplolepis gracilipes chromosome 5, ASM4749672v1, whole genome shotgun sequence region aggtatatatgtacataatataaacaacattataaaattaagatcttttttttatataaaatctgtaTCTCttgtaatacaattttttatttcttctgtcTCAgaggatatataaaaaaaataacgcccGGAAAAATGCAACAGGTACTCAGTATCAACTCTCCGAATTGGAACTTCCGACTAAACGACCTCGCGGTTTGGCACCGCCATCTCCAAGTAATCATACTAGCGTTTTAGCTGACATAATATATTCGATCGAAATGGTAAATATCtcaaagaaagatttttttaataatcctataattatatacagatacattgaatataagatttaatttattctttgcaCACATGTAGTTCTGGAACTCTTTCTTGGAATTATTTACCGCACCACATTTACGCGTGACTTTAATCCTGTTGATTATCTGGTCTGCTGCATCATTCAGGTAAATTTTTCTGCACACATTATTATTAGGTAATtatcattagttaaaaattatataaatttattctgtttatgcattatatttaGTCTTTATGGTCTTATGATATGGTGTCCTGAATATCTGAAACTTTTGCGTGCAATGGAATACGAAGCTCATACCGAACACTTTCAAAAAGAGGAACATAATGGTACATCGTTTACTGGTTCTTGGGAAAATCGTCAGTACAAAGATTCTACATTTACGAATTGCAGGTACAAAAACATTGTTTCGAAACTATATTACTATATAGTAGACAGTatctctaaattatataatttatatatatatatatatataatttatgtatatttgcagattcaataaaatggTATTTAGTCATGTTGATTTTGACAATTGTACGTTCCAATCAGTGGAGTTCAGTAGCATTAAGTCTAGCAAAACTCATTTTAGAGAcagtgttattatattttcaaagcaagtataataatttatataatatcaaaattctttttatttatctcaatGTATAATtggacataatatttatatacatactttgtTACAGATTTGTTGACACAGATTTATCTGCACAAGTTTTCACTAGATGTAAATTGGagaataacacaaaattaagTTTAAGCGGACCTTGTCCGACTCTCGATTtggattataatatttatattgaagagGCATTGCATGCTCACCTCGTTGCTCAATTGGCTTTTGTGCCTGCTGCCGCGCTCGCAGGTTTAGCGCTTACTGTTCTTCAGCGACCAAAATTAATTGGTTAGTTGATAGTCTGGTTGAAGATAGCGAATAGACTTTGAGCATAACTTTAACCaataaacatgtttttttaggtctttcactttttttctcttccgtTGTTGCGTTGTGTCTGATGTTAATTCATAGAAACAGTTCTGCAGTTCTGGGCTTTGAAGGTGGCTTTACAGCCTTGTTTGCTGTTGCATGGACATCGTTAACTTTGGTGACAGTCGAGAGCTTCCCCACACATTTGCGGTAAGGAAGTAAAAATCTTACAAGGATTTAATTCgcatattttacgaaataccACATTTacgcattttttctttttcttcttctttaggTGCACTGGTTTTGGACTAATAGCAGcagctataagaatatgtgGTCTGATAGGAACTACAACATATCAGACATTAGTGGGTGCATCATTAATCGCACCTGCACTATTGACAGCATTGGCATTATTGATTGCCAGTGCTGCAACTTTTAAATTGCCTCATACTCATACTGTCTTCTTATAAGCTTTCTATCAGTAAAATGTCAA contains the following coding sequences:
- the LOC140666192 gene encoding synaptic vesicle glycoprotein 2B isoform X3, which encodes MPSSEEESQWLVGSGGGLAPSGGSATKASAGERGLNTRTSLYTEEMTTQPTSVTTAGVNSASADSAEHDLIDSTADATLLAQFHEDAIKQAGVGYFQIFAAFCTGLSLAADTVEFFVVPYILPSAEVELCIEDNEKGWLGNITLIGLALGGLFWGGLGDRLGRRRSLLSAMSVHALFSGVATFMPTYGTFMTARFCSALGVGGAVPLAFAYVAECCPRLSRGRWTGILVAACALGGVYAALLAWAVVPTTGEMVVLENKEHFSAWHRFLLLCCLPALCSTFGLIFLPESPRYLVEAGRDVEAMMVYQRIYKKNNARKNATGTQYQLSELELPTKRPRGLAPPSPSNHTSVLADIIYSIEMFWNSFLELFTAPHLRVTLILLIIWSAASFSLYGLMIWCPEYLKLLRAMEYEAHTEHFQKEEHNGTSFTGSWENRQYKDSTFTNCRFNKMVFSHVDFDNCTFQSVEFSSIKSSKTHFRDSVIIFSKFVDTDLSAQVFTRCKLENNTKLSLSGPCPTLDLDYNIYIEEALHAHLVAQLAFVPAAALAGLALTVLQRPKLIGLSLFFSSVVALCLMLIHRNSSAVLGFEGGFTALFAVAWTSLTLVTVESFPTHLRCTGFGLIAAAIRICGLIGTTTYQTLVGASLIAPALLTALALLIASAATFKLPHTHTVFL
- the LOC140666192 gene encoding synaptic vesicle glycoprotein 2B isoform X4; the encoded protein is MDEVLDESIVKAKYVPREVPGYLKDFPAGVGYFQIFAAFCTGLSLAADTVEFFVVPYILPSAEVELCIEDNEKGWLGNITLIGLALGGLFWGGLGDRLGRRRSLLSAMSVHALFSGVATFMPTYGTFMTARFCSALGVGGAVPLAFAYVAECCPRLSRGRWTGILVAACALGGVYAALLAWAVVPTTGEMVVLENKEHFSAWHRFLLLCCLPALCSTFGLIFLPESPRYLVEAGRDVEAMMVYQRIYKKNNARKNATGTQYQLSELELPTKRPRGLAPPSPSNHTSVLADIIYSIEMFWNSFLELFTAPHLRVTLILLIIWSAASFSLYGLMIWCPEYLKLLRAMEYEAHTEHFQKEEHNGTSFTGSWENRQYKDSTFTNCRFNKMVFSHVDFDNCTFQSVEFSSIKSSKTHFRDSVIIFSKFVDTDLSAQVFTRCKLENNTKLSLSGPCPTLDLDYNIYIEEALHAHLVAQLAFVPAAALAGLALTVLQRPKLIGLSLFFSSVVALCLMLIHRNSSAVLGFEGGFTALFAVAWTSLTLVTVESFPTHLRCTGFGLIAAAIRICGLIGTTTYQTLVGASLIAPALLTALALLIASAATFKLPHTHTVFL